A single window of Haliotis asinina isolate JCU_RB_2024 chromosome 5, JCU_Hal_asi_v2, whole genome shotgun sequence DNA harbors:
- the LOC137283775 gene encoding 3-mercaptopyruvate sulfurtransferase-like: protein MNRVAALVSTKWLADIIASSSKCIRVIDASWHLPTSGRNGNVEFQQKHIPGAQFFDIDECADKRSPYGHMLPSPLEFETYVGGLGIGNDTHVIVYDNNEQFGLFSAQRVWWTFRAFGHDNVSVLDGGFPKWCRENNPTSSKSQSVSTKCFKANFAPSFVKSFEDVKRNINNKQFQLVDARAAGRFQGKSPEPRPNIKPGHIPGSVNIPFMSVMDPDKKTMKTEAELRQLFASANIDLSKPLTVSCGSGVSACCIALAAYQCSKEDVSVYDGSWTEWYLRASPSDRTDCPHD, encoded by the exons ATGAATCGCGTGGCGGCGCTAGTCTCTACGAAGTGGCTGGCTGATATCATTGCATCAAGCTCTAAATGCATTAGGGTAATTGATGCCTCTTGGCACCTCCCAACGTCAGGCAGAAATGGGAACGTTgaatttcaacaaaaacacatccCTGGTGCTCAGTTTTTCGACATTGACGAGTGCGCAGACAAAAGGTCACCCTACGGACATATGCTGCCGAGCCCATTAGAGTTTGAAACATATGTTGGAGGTCTTGGTATCGGAAATGACACACACGTTATAGTGTATGATAATAATGAACAATTCGGACTGTTTTCTGCTCAACGCGTATGGTGGACATTTCGAGCTTTTGGTCATGATAACGTTTCAGTATTAGATGGAGGATTTCCTAAGTGGTGCAGAGAGAACAACCCTACTTCATCTAAATCACAGTCTGTTTCTACCAAATGTTTTAAGGCTAACTTTGCTCCTTCAtttgtgaagtcttttgaagatgtgaaaagaaacataaatAACAAACAGTTCCAGCTTGTGGATGCAAGGGCTGCTGGTCGCTTCCAAGGGAAATCTCCAGAACCTAGACCAA ACATCAAGCCTGGCCACATTCCTGGTTCAGTAAATATACCCTTTATGAGTGTGATGGATCCAGACAAGAAGACCATGAAGACTGAGGCTGAACTACGCCAGTTGTTTGCCTCTGCAAACATAGACCTTTCCAAACCCTTGACTGTGTCTTGTGGGTCag gagTATCTGCATGCTGTATTGCACTTGCAGCATATCAGTGCAGCAAGGAGGATGTGTCTGTTTATGATGGGTCATGGACAGAGTGGTATCTACGTGCCTCGCCCAGTGACAGGACTGACTGCCCACATGACTAA